The Nitrososphaerota archaeon sequence TCATAGTAAAACCTTCTGGTGTAGCTGCTTTAAAAGAGACTCTAACATAAAGTTTATCTTTAAATTCAGCAAGTTTTTTTACATAACCTTTATTAGAACCTAATATTATTCCGTTTGTTTCTAGTATGAAAAGAGGATACTTTGATTCCTTAATAAATCCAAGAACTGCTAATAAGTGTTCTTTTCCTATTGTTGGCTCACATCCTGATAAACGAAGCTTATTTACTTTTGGAATTATTTTTCTCCAATAAGAAGAATAAACAATTCCTTCTTCAGCTGCTTTAAAAAGCCTTAAAGCAACTTCTTTTGGAGAATAAAACTTCCCTAATTTATCTGGAAAATCTCTTGACCAATCTGACCAACAATAAATACAACGTAAGCAACAACCTACAGCATAACCAGTAGCAATGCCTCTATATACTGGTACAGAATAAAAATTTGTATATTTTCTTTCAATTCCTTCAGGACCTTTTCTAGTTACTATTTCTTCAGTTATTCTAGCTAATTCTAAAGGATCAAATGGTTTAAAATCTGGAGTTAAGAATCTTTGATAATCTTTCATTTAATTTTCACAATTTCTATTTTATTTAAATCGGCTATCCCTAATCCAACTTCTTGAGCTAATTTTATATGCTTAATATCAAGAGGATTTTTACCAAGATAACTTGCTCCAACAGCATCTGCTGCAACTAAATCATTTGATAAAATTATTACATTAAGCTCTTTTGGTATTGCTCTAAGCTCTCCTCCAATTCCAGCAATTCTTCCATCTATTATAGCCAATTTAGGTTTAAGGTAAAGATTAATATCGATTATGCTTTCATTAAGTTTTTTATGAAATCTTCCTTTTTTAGCTATTGTTGCTTTTTCTCCCAAAGTTGCACCCAGCATATTTTTCAAAGATAATGTTATTCCAGTTATTGAATGCTCTTTTAAAATTGGAACAGATATAATAAAAGAATTTTTAAGAGTTAATGGAATTTCGAATTTTTTAAGAAAAAGTGCATTTGGATTTTCTAGAATTTCAAAATTATCATTATTAAGATCAATTAATCTTACACCATATTTTTCAGAAATTTTAAAATATCCTAATTTTTTATAAGCTTGAAAAGTATCAACCCAACCGGAACCTTCAGCAATAATAACTTCATAATTGTTTTCAATATAATATTTTGTTAAAACCTCTATTGTTTCATATGGTGTTGTTGTTGGAGGAGGTTTATCTATTATTAAATTTGGTTTAATAATAATTTTTCTTTCACGTGGTTTTTTAAAGAATTCTAATCCATTTATTATTTTAAAAGGATCTTTTCCTTCAATAACTATAACTTTTGATGTCATTTTCTTTTATATTTTTATTTGAAATAAATTAAAGTTAAACTTTTTAAAATACTTTTTATAAGGTTTTTATTAAACCACTTTTAATAATTAAATATTCGAGGTTTTAGCTATAATGAAATGGTTAAGTGGAGAAGATAAAAGATTAACGATAATGCGTACATTAGATAAAGATTTTCAATGCATAATTGAAAAAATTCCAAATATTAATACTATAAATGAAATTAAAAATCTTTATTTTAAATTTATAGAGTATGAGCCTATTAATGATATTGAATATGGTTCAGCCCTCCTTCCTGAAGAAAGAATTCCAATGAAATTTTTAGACGAATTCTCAAAAGAAGATTTGAGTATTCATTCAAACAAACCGTTATTAATTCTAATTGATAAAGGGTTTAGTATAGCAGCTTTAGATTCAAGCATTTTTGACTCTGGGCCACATTTTTTTGTTGATATCATTCTTGTTAATGTTGGATATTGGTATGCATGTTATGGATTAAATAATGGAGGAGATGGTTCTTATTGTAGAATATATCCCGGCTTTTTAACAAATGCTGAAAAAAAAGTTATTATAAAACAAACAGAGAGGGAAGCATTATTAAAGATTTCTAATAATATAAATTCAAGTAATCATAAAAAATTTTTATTCCTTGATGAATCATTAAACTTAGCATATACTCTTAATTTTGATAAAGAATCTAGAATTAATCTTGTTAAAGCTTTAGAAAATAATATCGAAGAAGCTATTAAAGCAAATATTATTCCTATAGGGGTATTTTATACTCGCGTTGCAGATATATTAAGAGGTATCTCTGCAATTATGAATAAAGACTTACAAACGCTTGGACATATATCTGACAGATTATTGGTTGATACTATAATTGAAATAGGAGCTAGAACCCCTTGTTTTAAAGTTTATTCTAAACCTTTATTAGACTCAAATATTAAATTACTTGCATTTTATTTAAAAATAGATAATGGGAATATTTTAAGAATTGAATTTCCTGAAAAATTTAAGAATTTTATTGATGATATTCATTTAGCAATTTTAGCTCAATCAATTTTGGGTGAAGGTTATCCTCTTGCTCTTCAAAGAGCTCATGAATTAGCTGTTTTAACTAAAGATGATAGAAAAATTATTGAATCGGAGATTGCTCGTAGACTTAAAATTCCAATAATTGAAAAAACCCTTTCAAGAAAGGAGGCATCTAAAAGATGGCCGATAACATAAAATGGAATGCACTTTTATCATCAAATAATAAAGCTATAGGTGAAGTTGCTAATGTTAAAGGCGGAACTTTCGATATTTATATTTATCCTGAATACTATTCAAATGTTACTATTGGTAATATAATAGTCATCAACTCTGAAAAATTTAAGCTTTTAGGAATAGTACTAAAACTTGCACATGAAACAAGATTAGGATCTTTTACACCATTACGTAAATCTAGAAATGAAATAAATCAAACTTATCCTGACCTTGAAAGATATCATTCCTTTGTATCAACTATAGTTTATACAAGTCACTTAGATTTAACATCAGAAAAATCTAAAATAATTCATAGAAGAGCAGGTATGCCTAAATTGCATGATCTTGCATTTATAGTACAAGAAAATGATCTTCTTGATACGTTCTTTAAACCTAGTGGATTATGGAATTTTAATTTTCTAAAATATTATATTAAAGAAGGGGCTTCTATAATTGAAGTGAATGATTTGCTTTATTGCCATAAAGATTATATTAAATCAAAAATAAATCAAGATAAGAAAAGTTTCTATAAAGCTTTCATAAAGGCTCTAATAGAAGCTGAAGTAGAAGATATAGCAACATATATGGAAGTTTTAGAAGAGGTTTTGAGATAATGGAAAGTAATGTTATAGAATTAGGAAGAATTATTCGTGGAAGTATTGGTGGAGGAATTATAGCATATTTAAAAAATGAAGAATCTATTGAAAATTATCCTTTAGGTTCGCTTATAGCGATTTATGGAGAATCCCACAAATATTTAGCTTTAATAACAGATGTTGGAATAGAATCTTCAAATCAAGCTAATAGCTTAATTAGACCTAAAGTTTCAGAAGAATTTATAGAAGCTGCAATTGATGTTTATAAAGAAAGGATAAGGAATCAATGGTTAAAACTTGCTTTAGTAGCACAAATAGCAAGTGAACAACCAAAAACAGCAGATACGATGCCGAGTTTTTTCTCAATATTAAGAAATGTCACAGAAGATGATGTGAAAAAATTTTTTGGTATTGAAAATTATAAAACACATTGGAATATAGGAGTGCCAAAGGTGCCAAAAGGGTTAGAAATTGAAATACCAATAGATATTGAGAAATTAATCGAGCTTAGTTTTGCTATTTATGGTAAATCTGGCACTGGTAAAACTTTTCTTGGCAATCTTTTAGCAGGATATATTTTAGCTTATGATATAACGAAGGAAAAGATCGAGCAAAGAATCAAACTCTTAATATTTGATATGCACTCTGAATATGCTTTAGAACTTAGAGATAATATGGGTAATAAAATAGCAAATGGTATAGCGTATATTTTCAGAGACTTCTTTTTAAGATATACTCCTGATGAATATCTTGCAAAAGAGAGAGGATTAAAACAACTTAAAATAAATTATACGAAAATTACAGAAGCTGATCTTAGAATGCTTAGCCCAATTTTTGGTATTACTGAAACATTTCTTAATCATTTATCAAGAATTAAAACAATATTAGCAAAAGACCTTAAATTAAATGAGCTATGGATATGGGGACTTATTTTAGATATTGATGATGAAGATAGGCTTATCAAAACTAATGAGGGTTTTTATTTAATTGAAGAAATAAAGAAAAGAGCAAATGTAAAAGACTTAGGTGAACTTAGAGAAAAAGCTTGCGAAATTATAAATAAGAAAATTGGAGCACCTGTTGAATCTTCTTTTAGGTCTCAAACTACTAAACTTAAAAGATTATTAGATTATCCATATACTATAAAAAATGAACAAGATACGATAGAAGAAATAGTTAATAATGTTTTAGATAGTGAAGGGAAAAATATAACAATAAGCATGGGTAGATTTGAAAAGGAAACTCCATTATATATGATGATCGCAAATCTATTAGCAAGAAGGCTTAGAGAAAAAATTTTAGAAAAATCAAGTAAAGGGGAAACTTTAGAAACCAAGATTGTGATATTCCTTGAAGAAGCTCATAATTTCTTAGGAAAAGAAGTATATAGACAATCACCATTTGGAGAAATTGCTAGAGAAATGAGAAAAAAGGGTGTAATAACGGTTGTAATAGATCAAAGACCAAGCGAATTAGATCCAGATGTTATAGGCATGATATGGACAAATTTTGTTTTCACATTAACAGATATAGAAGATATTAAATCATCACTTATAGGTTCCCCTCATCCAGAACTTTTTCGAAATATTATTCCAAACTTGGCTAGTAGAGAGGTTCTCATATATGGAGAAGCTGTAAGATTTCCAGTAGTATTAAAAGTTAAGGATTACAATATTGTAGAAATTTTCTTTAACGATTTAGTTAAAAAAATAAATAAAGAAGTTTTAAGAAGGAGGGAAAATGTTGAAAAAGAATTCCTTTAAATTTATTCATACAGCTGATTTGCATTTAGGGGCAACTACAACATTAAAAGTTCATGGACCAAATATAGATGAAATAAGGAGAAAAGATTTTCATAATAATTTTGCTAAAATTGTTGATGAAGCTTTAAAGGAAAATGTAGATTTATTTTTAATATCTGGAGATGTTTTTCATAAAAGTGACCCATCTCCAAAAGATTTTGTAGAATTTTCTGAACAAATAGGAAGATTAACGGAAGCAGGAATTAAAATTGTTATAATAGCAGGAAACCATGATAGGCCAAGAGTTAAAGGAGGGCAGAATCCAATTCGTGGCTTAGTTGAAGCTAAACATCCAAGTTTATATTACATTCAAAGTACTATTAATGAACCTATTATTATAGAAGGAAAAAAAGCATCTGTTGGAATTGTCCCCATTCCATACATAGACCCAAGAGTTGTTAAATATATAAATGAAGATTATGAAAAAATATTAAAAGAAAAAATAAGTAATATTTTAGAAAATCCAAAAATGGACAATGTTGATTATAAAATTTTAATGGCTCATTTAATCGTTTTAGGTGCAGATTATAAAAAAATTTTTTATTGGTTAGAAGATGAACCTAAAATAAAATTGAGTGATTTAATGGAAGAAAAATTTGATTATATAGCTTTAGGGCACATTCATACACCTCAACGTATTTCAAAAAAGGTTTATTACTCTGGTTCAATAGAGAAAGTAAGTTTCCTAGAAGAAGACGAAAATAAGAGTTTCATACTTGCAAGTTTTAATAATAAGGAAGTAGAAGTAAAAGTAAAAAATTTATCATGTAGACCAATGAAAACTCTTGAATTTACCATAAACTCTAATTTAAATCCTACAGAAACTCTTATTGAAGCGATTGAAAAATTTAATATTGAAAATGGTACGCTTCTAAGAATTATAGTCAAGCTAGATCAAGTAGCATGGCATAATATAAATATAAGTAAGATCGAGCAAATGTTAATACAGAAAACAAAAGTTGCAGGATACGAGTTTGATAAAAATTTAATAGAATATAATAAGGAATTAAGAAGTTTACGTATAGAAGGAAAACCTTTAAGAGATCAAATTTTAGATTTTATTCAAACACTTAATATAGACGAAAAAATTAAAAATCGTGCAAAAAAACTAGCAGAAGATATAATTGATGAAGTAGGCTTGCCATGATACTTATAAACTTAAAAGTTAACAATATAGCAACTTATAAGTACTACGAATTAAAATTTGATGAATTAAAATATCCATTATTTATAACGGGTGAAACTGGAGCAGGTAAAACAACATTTTTTATAGATGCAATTACCGCCGCTCTTTGTAAAGGTGCTTACGGTCATACAACAAATTTTGCAGATATTATAATGAAAGGGGCATCTAGAGCAGAAATTCAACTTACATTCAAAATAGAAGATAAATTGTATAGAATAAAAAGGATTTTTGAAGTAAGAAAAGGTACTTCACAAGCTTTTCTTGAGGAATATGATGGAAAAAATTGGACTTTAGTAACTGCTAGAGTAAGTGAGGTTGATAAAAAATTAAAAAATATTATGGGTTTAGATTATGATGGATTATTAAATTCAGTAATTATTAGACAAGGTGATGTTTATACTTTTATAAAAATGCAACCTTCTCAAAGAAGAGATTTTTTATTAAATCTTTTCAAAATAGGATTGGATGAATTAAAAATAAAAACTGATGAAAAAAGAAATATTATTATTAAAGAAATTGAGAATATTGAAAGAGAAATTCAATTTTTGAAAGAAAATATCGATAAAGAAATAGAATTCTTAAATACAAAAGAAAAAATAGAAAATGAGAAAAAACAATTAGAATTAGAAATAGAAAAAAAAGAATTTTTTAAAAAGGAAATAGAAAATAGAATAGGTGAAATAAGAAAAAAGTTAAGTAATATTGAAAAAGAATTAAGTATTTTTGAAGAAAAGAACAAGATTTTAGAAGAAAAATATAAGGAATTAAACAAAATTCAAGAACAAATTAATGAAAAGGAAGCAAAAATAGGAATTTATCCAAGCTGGAAACTTGAAAAAATTAATGAAATACAAGAAAAAATTAATGAATACTATTTATTACAATCACAAATAATTACCAAAGAAGAAAAGGAGGTTAAACCATATAGAGAACTTCTTAATAAATTAGAGGAAGTAAACAAAATCGAAAGTTTACTAAATCAATTCGTTAATATAGATAAAAGGCTTAAAGAAATAGAAAATAAAATAGAAGAGATTAAAAATTATAAATTTGAAATTCAAGGAAAGATGAATATTGTTTTAGAGGCAATCAAAACTTTAGATAATATTGAAGCAGAATGCCCAGTATGTGGCTCAAAGCTTACATTTCAAGTAAAAGAAAATAGAAAAAAACATTTAGAAGAAGAAAATAAAAAATTAAATATAGAAATAGAAAAACTTGACAATCAACTTAAAAATTTAATCAATGAAAAAAATGATTTAGAAAAAAAGAAAAATGAAAGAAATAATTTAATAATAAGATTAGAAGTATTAAAAGAAAGTATAGATGGAAGAAAAATAGATAAAGAAGAATTAAATAAAATTGAAAAACAAATTCAAGAAATGAAAATATATGCAAATATTATTAAGAAGGAAATAGAAGATTTTATTGAAGCACCTATTGAAAATTCGCAAAAAATTTTAATAAGTATGATTGAAGCTAAAGATGCTTTATCACAAATAAAATTACTTAGACAAAACCTCATTAATATTCAAAATGATATTGAGAAAATCGAGGAAGAATTGAAGAGTAAACCAAATTTCTATAAAGAAATGAAAGAATTAAAAATAGAAGAAAATAATCTTAATAAAGAATATGAAAAAGTCATAGAAGAAATAAAATTAGAAAGTCAGAAATTAGGGGAAGCAAATCAAAGTATAAAACAAATAGAAGAAGAAATTAAGAAAATTAATGAAGCTAAAGAAAAGTATAATGAGTTAAATAAGAAACTTAATGAGTTAAAAATTGATAAAGAAGCACTCACACTCCTTAGTGAAAGTGTCTTTGCACCAAGAGCATTACCTACAAAATTGCTTGAGGATTATATTCAATTAATTAGCCAATATGCAAGCTATTATATTAAAAAATTTAATCCAGATATAGATATTAATATTGAACTTGTTAAAGGTTCAAAACCTGAAGAGCAAAAAGTTGAAGTTAAAATAATGTCAGGAGGATATGAAAGAAGATATGAAACATATAGTGGGGGAGAAAGCACACTTATAGGTTTTGCTATAAGATTAGCAATAGGTAAAGCAATAGCTGAACTTTATGCTGAAACAAAGAAGCCTAAATTTTTAATAATAGATGAAGGTTTTGGACCATTGGATGAAAAGAAAAGGAATGAAGTAGCTGAAGCAATTTCTGAGCTTTATGAAATAGGGGAGTATGAACAAATAATTGTTATATCACATCAAACAGAATTAAAATCAAATCCAGCATTTAGGACAGTATTTGAAGTATATAGGGATAGTGATGGTTATAGTAAAATAAGAGATGTGACAGAAACTGCTTATGAAACTTAATTTATTACAAATTTTAGAGTATAAGTAATAAAAAATTTAAATATATTTTTCATTATAATAAAAAGGGGCATCTACAATGAAAAATTTTCATTTATATGATTTAATTATAATTGGAGGAGGCCCTGCAGGAATAACCGCAGCTATTTATGCTGCTCGTAATAAGATTAATTTTATGCTAGTTACAGTTAATATTGGTGGACAAGTAGTTCTTTCATCCCAAATAGAAAATTATACCGGCTTTCAATATATTACTGGTGAGGAATTAAAGAAAAAATTTCAAGAACATTTAGATAAATATAAATTCGATTTAAAAATGGAAGAAGTTAAAAAAATTGAGAGAGAAAATAATTTATTTAAAGTAATAACTGATTCTGGTACTTACTTAAGTAAAACTGTTATAATAGCAACAGGAAGGAGACCTAAAGAACTTAAAATTCCTGGTGAAGCAAAATTTAAGAATAGAGGAGTCACATATTGTGCGATATGTGATGCACCACTTTTTGAAGATTTAGATGTTGCTGTTATTGGTGGTGGAAACTCTGGATTAGAAGCAGTTCTTCAACTTATTAAAATTGCTAAAAGTATAAATCTTATAGAAATCAATCCAGAACTGAAAGCTGAAAAAATATTAATTGAGAAAGCATTAGCTTCAAATAAAGTAAAAATATGGACTAGTACCAAAATAAAAGAAATAATAGGTGATAAAACTGTTAAATATATTAAAATAGAAAGAAACGGAAAAGAAATACTTTTGCCTGTTCAAGGTGTTTTTATAGAAATAGGATCTGTTCCAAATTCTGAAATAGTAGATTTTGTTGATAAAAATATTTTTGGTGAAATAATTGTAAATTGTAAATGTGAAACTAACATTCCAGGATTGTTTGCTGCAGGAGATGTTACTAATGTTCCTGAAAAACAAATAATAATTGCTGCAGGTGAAGGATGTAAAGCAGCTTTATCAGCTATAAAATATCTTCGAATGAAATGAAAATTCTAAATTTTTTAATTAAATACATTTTTTCTTAAATTTTCTTTGGATATAAAACAGGACGCATATAGTGTAAGATAGGTAATCCATTTAAATAGTCACTTCAGGAGTATTATTATTTTTTAAATTCGCTCTTTATAAATAGTTATTTATTTTTATATTGCAATAAGCATAGTGATTAAGAACATAAGATATATATAGGAGTATATTTTAATTTATAACTACGTTATGGAGGGGAGTATGACTAGGAAAAGACAGCTATATTAAAGCACTTAAATGTAGAGAGTGTGGTAAAGAGTTTTTACCAACCAAAATTTATGCATGTGAACACTGTTTTGCCCCTCTAGAAGTAATTTATGACATGGATTCTATTAGGCTTTATAGAGGGTTTTTTAAAAATAGGCCACGTACTCTTTGGCGTTATCATGAACTCTTACCTATAAAAGATAAAACAAAGATTGTGGATCTGGGAGCCGGTTATACTCCACTACACAATTGTGATAGATTAGCTAGAAAACTTGGAATACGGAAACTTTACATAAAAGATGATACTATAAATCCAACAAATTCTTTTAAAGATAGGCCTGCTACAGTTGCAGTATCC is a genomic window containing:
- a CDS encoding DUF362 domain-containing protein, which gives rise to MTSKVIVIEGKDPFKIINGLEFFKKPRERKIIIKPNLIIDKPPPTTTPYETIEVLTKYYIENNYEVIIAEGSGWVDTFQAYKKLGYFKISEKYGVRLIDLNNDNFEILENPNALFLKKFEIPLTLKNSFIISVPILKEHSITGITLSLKNMLGATLGEKATIAKKGRFHKKLNESIIDINLYLKPKLAIIDGRIAGIGGELRAIPKELNVIILSNDLVAADAVGASYLGKNPLDIKHIKLAQEVGLGIADLNKIEIVKIK
- a CDS encoding DNA double-strand break repair nuclease NurA, with product MKWLSGEDKRLTIMRTLDKDFQCIIEKIPNINTINEIKNLYFKFIEYEPINDIEYGSALLPEERIPMKFLDEFSKEDLSIHSNKPLLILIDKGFSIAALDSSIFDSGPHFFVDIILVNVGYWYACYGLNNGGDGSYCRIYPGFLTNAEKKVIIKQTEREALLKISNNINSSNHKKFLFLDESLNLAYTLNFDKESRINLVKALENNIEEAIKANIIPIGVFYTRVADILRGISAIMNKDLQTLGHISDRLLVDTIIEIGARTPCFKVYSKPLLDSNIKLLAFYLKIDNGNILRIEFPEKFKNFIDDIHLAILAQSILGEGYPLALQRAHELAVLTKDDRKIIESEIARRLKIPIIEKTLSRKEASKRWPIT
- a CDS encoding ATP-binding protein, with the translated sequence MESNVIELGRIIRGSIGGGIIAYLKNEESIENYPLGSLIAIYGESHKYLALITDVGIESSNQANSLIRPKVSEEFIEAAIDVYKERIRNQWLKLALVAQIASEQPKTADTMPSFFSILRNVTEDDVKKFFGIENYKTHWNIGVPKVPKGLEIEIPIDIEKLIELSFAIYGKSGTGKTFLGNLLAGYILAYDITKEKIEQRIKLLIFDMHSEYALELRDNMGNKIANGIAYIFRDFFLRYTPDEYLAKERGLKQLKINYTKITEADLRMLSPIFGITETFLNHLSRIKTILAKDLKLNELWIWGLILDIDDEDRLIKTNEGFYLIEEIKKRANVKDLGELREKACEIINKKIGAPVESSFRSQTTKLKRLLDYPYTIKNEQDTIEEIVNNVLDSEGKNITISMGRFEKETPLYMMIANLLARRLREKILEKSSKGETLETKIVIFLEEAHNFLGKEVYRQSPFGEIAREMRKKGVITVVIDQRPSELDPDVIGMIWTNFVFTLTDIEDIKSSLIGSPHPELFRNIIPNLASREVLIYGEAVRFPVVLKVKDYNIVEIFFNDLVKKINKEVLRRRENVEKEFL
- a CDS encoding DNA repair exonuclease; the encoded protein is MLKKNSFKFIHTADLHLGATTTLKVHGPNIDEIRRKDFHNNFAKIVDEALKENVDLFLISGDVFHKSDPSPKDFVEFSEQIGRLTEAGIKIVIIAGNHDRPRVKGGQNPIRGLVEAKHPSLYYIQSTINEPIIIEGKKASVGIVPIPYIDPRVVKYINEDYEKILKEKISNILENPKMDNVDYKILMAHLIVLGADYKKIFYWLEDEPKIKLSDLMEEKFDYIALGHIHTPQRISKKVYYSGSIEKVSFLEEDENKSFILASFNNKEVEVKVKNLSCRPMKTLEFTINSNLNPTETLIEAIEKFNIENGTLLRIIVKLDQVAWHNINISKIEQMLIQKTKVAGYEFDKNLIEYNKELRSLRIEGKPLRDQILDFIQTLNIDEKIKNRAKKLAEDIIDEVGLP
- a CDS encoding SMC family ATPase, encoding MILINLKVNNIATYKYYELKFDELKYPLFITGETGAGKTTFFIDAITAALCKGAYGHTTNFADIIMKGASRAEIQLTFKIEDKLYRIKRIFEVRKGTSQAFLEEYDGKNWTLVTARVSEVDKKLKNIMGLDYDGLLNSVIIRQGDVYTFIKMQPSQRRDFLLNLFKIGLDELKIKTDEKRNIIIKEIENIEREIQFLKENIDKEIEFLNTKEKIENEKKQLELEIEKKEFFKKEIENRIGEIRKKLSNIEKELSIFEEKNKILEEKYKELNKIQEQINEKEAKIGIYPSWKLEKINEIQEKINEYYLLQSQIITKEEKEVKPYRELLNKLEEVNKIESLLNQFVNIDKRLKEIENKIEEIKNYKFEIQGKMNIVLEAIKTLDNIEAECPVCGSKLTFQVKENRKKHLEEENKKLNIEIEKLDNQLKNLINEKNDLEKKKNERNNLIIRLEVLKESIDGRKIDKEELNKIEKQIQEMKIYANIIKKEIEDFIEAPIENSQKILISMIEAKDALSQIKLLRQNLINIQNDIEKIEEELKSKPNFYKEMKELKIEENNLNKEYEKVIEEIKLESQKLGEANQSIKQIEEEIKKINEAKEKYNELNKKLNELKIDKEALTLLSESVFAPRALPTKLLEDYIQLISQYASYYIKKFNPDIDINIELVKGSKPEEQKVEVKIMSGGYERRYETYSGGESTLIGFAIRLAIGKAIAELYAETKKPKFLIIDEGFGPLDEKKRNEVAEAISELYEIGEYEQIIVISHQTELKSNPAFRTVFEVYRDSDGYSKIRDVTETAYET
- a CDS encoding FAD-dependent oxidoreductase — encoded protein: MKNFHLYDLIIIGGGPAGITAAIYAARNKINFMLVTVNIGGQVVLSSQIENYTGFQYITGEELKKKFQEHLDKYKFDLKMEEVKKIERENNLFKVITDSGTYLSKTVIIATGRRPKELKIPGEAKFKNRGVTYCAICDAPLFEDLDVAVIGGGNSGLEAVLQLIKIAKSINLIEINPELKAEKILIEKALASNKVKIWTSTKIKEIIGDKTVKYIKIERNGKEILLPVQGVFIEIGSVPNSEIVDFVDKNIFGEIIVNCKCETNIPGLFAAGDVTNVPEKQIIIAAGEGCKAALSAIKYLRMK